A genomic segment from Pseudobacteriovorax antillogorgiicola encodes:
- the lpdA gene encoding dihydrolipoyl dehydrogenase — protein sequence MSKVYDLVVIGAGPGGEVGAIRAAQLGLSVALIEKRAHLGGTCLNVGCIPTKALLASAKTWTKLQQAPELGFTTGDISYNWAKIMERKDKIVDQQRKGLRFLMKKNKIDVIEGHARLSGKTSIAVTGNDGKVTNVNTKNILLATGSRVKELPFAKSNGKNIMTSDTILSIDHVPKSMAVVGGGVVGTEFASLFARMGSDVTIIELFPQILPTEDGEVVKEMVRNLKKQKIKIDTATKLSKLDDKGKKVKVSCEGKDDREFDKVLLSIGREPVTDDLGLDKVGLKAEKGGFIKVDEHYKTAVPNIYAIGDIIATPALAHTASAEAHHAVEVIAGHKPQVINYEANPNAIYTYPEVASIGHTEEACKEKGLDYKVAKFPFAPMAKAKIEDAGVGFVKIIFEPKYREILGVHIIGATATEMIAEFALGKILETTVDEIGMTIHPHPTISETIMEAAHAATGGAIHM from the coding sequence ATGTCAAAGGTTTATGATTTAGTTGTCATTGGTGCAGGACCAGGCGGCGAAGTCGGAGCGATCCGTGCCGCACAATTAGGCTTATCAGTGGCGTTGATTGAAAAGCGCGCCCATCTTGGTGGCACCTGCCTCAATGTTGGCTGCATCCCAACGAAAGCTCTTCTCGCTTCTGCAAAAACTTGGACAAAGCTTCAACAAGCCCCCGAACTAGGCTTCACCACCGGAGATATCTCCTACAACTGGGCTAAGATCATGGAGCGCAAAGATAAGATCGTGGACCAGCAACGAAAAGGTCTTCGCTTCCTAATGAAGAAAAATAAAATCGACGTGATCGAAGGCCACGCTCGCCTCAGCGGAAAAACCTCAATTGCTGTCACTGGTAACGACGGTAAGGTGACGAACGTCAACACGAAGAATATTCTTTTGGCAACTGGCTCTCGGGTGAAAGAGCTACCATTTGCCAAGTCAAACGGCAAAAACATTATGACGTCTGATACCATTCTTTCCATCGACCATGTTCCTAAGTCCATGGCCGTAGTAGGTGGCGGCGTTGTCGGCACTGAGTTTGCGTCACTGTTTGCACGGATGGGCAGCGATGTTACAATCATCGAACTGTTCCCTCAGATCCTTCCCACAGAAGATGGTGAAGTGGTCAAGGAAATGGTACGAAATCTCAAAAAGCAAAAAATTAAGATCGACACAGCTACCAAACTAAGTAAGCTTGATGACAAAGGCAAAAAGGTTAAGGTCTCGTGCGAAGGCAAAGACGATCGTGAGTTTGATAAAGTTCTTCTCTCCATCGGCCGTGAGCCTGTTACCGATGATCTCGGCCTTGATAAGGTTGGACTGAAGGCAGAAAAAGGTGGATTCATCAAGGTCGACGAGCACTATAAAACTGCCGTTCCCAATATCTATGCCATCGGCGATATCATCGCGACTCCAGCGCTGGCTCACACGGCATCTGCCGAAGCTCACCATGCAGTCGAGGTCATTGCTGGGCATAAGCCACAGGTCATCAACTATGAGGCTAACCCCAACGCGATCTACACCTACCCAGAAGTTGCAAGCATTGGCCACACAGAAGAAGCTTGTAAGGAAAAGGGCCTTGATTATAAAGTTGCAAAATTCCCATTTGCGCCCATGGCAAAAGCAAAAATTGAAGATGCAGGCGTTGGCTTCGTAAAAATAATCTTCGAACCAAAATATCGCGAGATTTTAGGGGTACATATCATCGGCGCAACGGCCACAGAAATGATCGCGGAATTTGCTCTCGGCAAGATTCTAGAGACAACCGTCGATGAAATCGGCATGACGATCCATCCACACCCCACCATTTCAGAAACGATCATGGAAGCTGCTCATGCAGCAACCGGCGGCGCCATTCACATGTAA
- the mutL gene encoding DNA mismatch repair endonuclease MutL, with amino-acid sequence MSKVHLLDDELINKIAAGEVVERPASVVKELVENAVDAGASQVEVELLDGGKGLISVRDNGAGMNRVDAIMAIKRHCTSKIHNLDDLFQVGTMGFRGEALASISAVSRFTMLTRTAECQIGSKIGFEDGAADDQDWNGDVGTQIAIKDIFYNVPARKAFLKSGSAEFAQCHELMQSLALSLPHVGFVLKHNGKEHLRVSPASASKIDDLVGEAALRQRSEDVLGQQKNIKFCYLHHQDKYGQVEALISPPGFERSTGKHIFMFVNGRYVKDRNIRFSILRGYHSHLLKGRFPVCVLHLTMDPSLVDVNVHPNKAEVRFQYGQEVQSLIAVSIRDRLRAGDWASPSFDDDQSSQAMPRSSSSPSVEAKRQDKSSTFAAPSAPASNSGRQGARGIDPLPRSASFGKKSSAIETDFDLSFKPDRGPTKPLSTVTESSGSRQPYTPPSLKTKVVSFEGQAEPKPSGLPWEMALDPKESPKREAEAKQDLLPWADMKFLGAFGKCYLFFEWADRLVVLDQHAFHERILYERLKRDHSILKQVQPLLMPEVISLSPSLVEKLKEAQEPIEKLGFRMSVMSSSEVELGAVPSLLKKADWEAVLSQLADSPQLQGSADEVSELAHDVLSTMACHAAVRAGEELPEAELEYLLNEAHDVDFYQNCPHGRPVVKIFKKSQIEGWFER; translated from the coding sequence ATGTCAAAAGTACATTTACTCGATGATGAGCTGATTAACAAGATCGCAGCGGGAGAAGTGGTCGAAAGACCCGCCAGTGTCGTCAAGGAGCTAGTTGAAAATGCCGTAGATGCCGGGGCTAGTCAAGTTGAAGTAGAATTGCTCGATGGTGGCAAGGGTTTAATCAGCGTCCGAGACAACGGTGCTGGAATGAATAGGGTCGATGCCATCATGGCGATCAAGCGGCATTGTACTTCAAAAATTCATAACTTAGACGATCTATTTCAAGTTGGGACGATGGGGTTCAGAGGAGAAGCTCTTGCCTCCATTTCAGCTGTGAGTCGTTTTACGATGCTTACGCGCACGGCTGAGTGCCAGATAGGCAGTAAGATCGGCTTTGAGGATGGTGCCGCAGACGACCAAGACTGGAATGGTGATGTCGGCACTCAAATTGCGATCAAGGACATATTCTACAACGTTCCAGCCCGAAAGGCCTTTTTGAAGTCTGGTAGTGCGGAATTCGCTCAGTGTCATGAATTGATGCAATCTCTGGCCTTGAGTCTACCTCATGTAGGTTTTGTATTGAAACATAATGGCAAAGAACATTTGAGGGTCAGTCCAGCGAGCGCAAGCAAAATTGATGATCTCGTTGGGGAAGCGGCTTTGCGGCAGCGAAGTGAAGATGTCTTGGGCCAACAAAAGAACATAAAATTTTGCTACCTTCATCATCAAGATAAATACGGCCAGGTTGAAGCCTTGATATCACCACCGGGCTTCGAGCGATCAACTGGCAAGCATATTTTTATGTTTGTCAATGGGCGATACGTGAAAGACCGTAACATTCGATTCAGCATCCTTCGTGGCTACCATAGCCACCTTCTCAAAGGGCGCTTTCCTGTATGTGTCCTTCATTTGACCATGGATCCAAGTTTGGTGGATGTCAATGTTCATCCTAATAAGGCCGAAGTACGGTTTCAATATGGGCAGGAAGTTCAAAGTTTGATTGCTGTGAGCATCCGTGATCGTTTGCGGGCAGGTGATTGGGCTAGCCCATCGTTCGATGATGATCAATCGTCGCAGGCTATGCCACGGTCATCTTCATCTCCGTCAGTAGAGGCCAAAAGGCAGGATAAGAGTTCAACGTTTGCAGCTCCCTCCGCCCCCGCTTCTAATAGTGGTCGGCAAGGTGCAAGAGGAATCGACCCCCTACCTCGATCAGCAAGCTTTGGTAAAAAAAGTTCTGCCATTGAAACTGATTTTGACTTGAGCTTTAAGCCGGATCGTGGCCCAACAAAGCCCCTCAGTACAGTAACGGAAAGCAGCGGGTCTCGGCAGCCTTACACGCCACCAAGCCTGAAAACCAAAGTTGTCTCGTTTGAAGGTCAGGCTGAGCCCAAGCCTTCAGGCCTTCCATGGGAGATGGCCTTAGACCCCAAAGAATCACCAAAGCGTGAGGCGGAAGCGAAACAAGACTTGCTGCCCTGGGCTGACATGAAATTTTTGGGGGCCTTTGGCAAGTGCTACTTATTCTTTGAGTGGGCCGATCGTCTCGTAGTTCTTGATCAACACGCCTTTCATGAGCGGATTCTCTACGAACGGCTAAAAAGAGATCACTCGATTCTAAAGCAGGTGCAGCCATTGCTGATGCCAGAGGTTATTAGCCTGAGCCCCAGCTTAGTGGAAAAGCTAAAGGAAGCTCAGGAGCCCATCGAGAAACTTGGTTTTAGAATGAGTGTGATGTCAAGTTCAGAAGTGGAGCTTGGGGCTGTACCAAGCCTTCTTAAAAAGGCAGATTGGGAGGCTGTTTTAAGTCAACTTGCAGATTCGCCTCAACTCCAAGGTTCTGCTGATGAAGTCTCTGAATTAGCTCATGATGTCTTATCCACCATGGCTTGTCACGCTGCGGTGCGAGCTGGGGAAGAACTGCCAGAAGCAGAGTTAGAGTATTTGTTAAATGAAGCCCACGATGTAGACTTTTACCAGAACTGCCCCCATGGACGCCCGGTTGTCAAAATCTTTAAGAAATCTCAAATTGAAGGGTGGTTCGAGCGGTGA
- the tyrS gene encoding tyrosine--tRNA ligase, with protein sequence MGFVEVMKERGMLAQVTHEEELVSHLAEEPRTAYVGFDPTADSLHVGHLLPVLALRRWQQAGHRVIALVGGGTALVGDPTGKTEMRKMTSAEEIDERIKNFKVQLGRFLDLNDPKKGLILNNADWLRPLEYLPFLREIGSQFSVNRMLTAECFKQRLEKGLSFLEFNYMILQSYDFYHLNKEFDCSVQLGGDDQWSNMLGGMDLVRRKSQRQAYCLTVPLLVNSQGKKMGKTESGAVWIDADKTSPYDLFQYFRNIEDDMVEKCLMYFSDLPVEQVKGLAALEGQKINEAKVTLAFEATKLIHGVDEAEKAKAMAQKLFEEGAGQPDAPEVIISESDVSDEMGLLDFLMLSKIFPSKAEVRRLVQQGGISVDGEKLTDPKGTIRKDQFVKPDGVLLKKGKKHYFNIKVQ encoded by the coding sequence ATGGGTTTTGTTGAAGTCATGAAAGAGCGTGGGATGCTAGCGCAGGTAACCCATGAGGAAGAACTGGTCTCTCATCTAGCCGAAGAACCACGCACCGCCTATGTTGGCTTCGACCCAACCGCCGATAGTCTTCATGTTGGGCATCTTCTACCTGTACTTGCCTTGCGTCGTTGGCAGCAAGCTGGTCATCGAGTGATTGCCTTGGTAGGAGGAGGCACAGCCTTAGTTGGTGACCCCACCGGCAAAACAGAAATGAGAAAGATGACCAGTGCTGAAGAGATTGACGAGCGCATCAAGAACTTTAAAGTGCAGCTGGGGCGTTTTTTAGATCTGAACGACCCTAAAAAAGGACTTATATTAAACAATGCGGATTGGCTTAGACCTCTTGAATACCTGCCGTTCCTAAGAGAGATTGGCAGTCAATTTTCAGTCAATCGCATGCTGACCGCTGAGTGCTTTAAGCAAAGGCTTGAAAAAGGACTCTCATTTTTAGAGTTCAACTACATGATTCTCCAGAGCTACGATTTCTATCATCTCAACAAAGAGTTTGATTGTAGCGTTCAGCTTGGGGGAGATGACCAATGGAGCAATATGCTCGGCGGTATGGACCTTGTTCGCCGGAAGTCACAGCGCCAAGCCTATTGCCTCACAGTACCACTCTTAGTCAATAGCCAAGGCAAAAAAATGGGTAAAACAGAGAGTGGCGCTGTGTGGATCGATGCTGATAAAACTTCGCCGTACGATCTGTTTCAGTATTTCCGCAACATCGAAGACGATATGGTAGAAAAGTGTTTGATGTATTTCAGCGACCTTCCTGTCGAGCAGGTTAAGGGGCTCGCAGCTCTTGAAGGCCAAAAGATCAATGAGGCGAAGGTAACCTTGGCTTTCGAGGCAACGAAGTTGATCCATGGAGTTGATGAGGCAGAAAAAGCAAAGGCGATGGCTCAGAAGCTATTTGAGGAAGGGGCTGGGCAGCCGGATGCGCCTGAAGTGATCATTTCTGAGAGCGACGTAAGTGATGAAATGGGTCTCCTAGACTTCCTGATGCTGAGTAAGATTTTCCCAAGCAAGGCAGAGGTGCGGCGGCTTGTTCAGCAGGGTGGTATCAGTGTCGACGGAGAGAAATTAACGGATCCCAAGGGAACGATTCGCAAAGATCAATTCGTGAAACCCGACGGAGTTCTTCTGAAAAAAGGTAAAAAACATTACTTTAATATAAAAGTTCAATAA
- the miaA gene encoding tRNA (adenosine(37)-N6)-dimethylallyltransferase MiaA, with amino-acid sequence MSWKYIVVAGPTASGKSGLALQLAQALNGEIVNCDSVQIYRGFDIGAAKPSQAEFDLVPHHLFDIADAGDDFDAAQYARRARGAIEDIRSRRSIPIVVGGTGLYLRSLWGQGFHNLPKDERLREELSRLSADDLMAELKSRDPVRASELHINDRFRLQRAVELSRLLGHPMSDLEKCSDASDDAFKIRMVLDRAGLHKRIAQRAKLMLQEGFIEEVKELLATGVQPDSKPMLSIGYRQVVEYLRSGEDLAKLQEKITIATRQYAKRQETWFKKVDFDFAYQKGKQEELLETLRETMPKD; translated from the coding sequence GTGAGTTGGAAGTATATCGTGGTCGCGGGGCCTACGGCTAGCGGTAAGAGTGGCTTGGCCCTTCAGCTAGCACAAGCCTTAAACGGCGAAATTGTGAATTGCGATTCGGTGCAAATTTACCGTGGCTTTGACATTGGGGCTGCCAAGCCAAGCCAGGCAGAGTTTGATCTCGTGCCCCATCATCTGTTTGATATTGCAGATGCTGGTGATGATTTCGATGCGGCTCAGTATGCTCGTCGGGCTCGGGGTGCTATTGAGGATATTCGAAGCCGTAGGAGCATCCCCATTGTTGTTGGAGGAACGGGGCTCTACCTTCGATCACTTTGGGGCCAAGGGTTTCATAACTTGCCTAAGGATGAAAGATTACGTGAGGAGCTTAGCAGGCTTTCTGCTGACGATCTGATGGCTGAGCTTAAATCAAGGGACCCCGTGCGAGCCTCAGAACTTCACATCAACGATCGCTTTCGCCTTCAGCGAGCCGTAGAGCTCTCGCGATTACTTGGCCACCCCATGAGCGATCTTGAAAAGTGTTCCGATGCAAGTGATGATGCTTTCAAAATCAGGATGGTTTTGGATCGAGCGGGGCTCCATAAGCGAATCGCTCAAAGAGCTAAGCTTATGCTTCAAGAAGGATTTATCGAAGAGGTTAAAGAGCTTCTTGCTACTGGAGTTCAACCTGATTCAAAGCCGATGCTGAGCATCGGCTACCGACAGGTGGTGGAGTATCTTAGAAGTGGGGAAGACCTCGCAAAACTCCAAGAAAAAATTACCATTGCAACCCGCCAATACGCAAAAAGGCAGGAAACATGGTTTAAAAAAGTCGATTTTGACTTCGCTTACCAAAAAGGTAAGCAAGAAGAACTATTGGAGACTTTAAGGGAAACGATGCCTAAGGACTAA
- a CDS encoding dihydrolipoamide acetyltransferase family protein: MATTEVLLPLMGEGVNEATVSSWLVQVGDRVQKDAPLLEVSTDKVDTEIPAPADGFLIQASVKEGDTVEVNQVLGIIADDRDESVRQSTGGQQAQAVTSSPTPSNVTASSNPAAATSADQSNIKSSPLVRKIAQEQGIDLAQVVGTGLHGRITKKDVLAHQEQQSAPAAVPTQKSSTPVPAAVPADTAMAHPGLSTSTDDQGREYLEGVEVQRQPMSRMRCLIADHMVESVRTSPHVTTVFEMDMHKVVRMREAYKDRFFKEEGFKLTYTPFLIHAAVEAVKKFPIVNSSLDGYDLLLKKDINIGCAVALDGGLIVPVIKKAGELSLLGIARRLNDLVVRARSKKLKPDEVQGGTFSITNPGGYGSLTSNPIINQPQVAILGVGTIVKRPVVVDDMIAIRPQMMASLTFDHRVIDGEVGAKYLAAMKEALENYDTPPL, translated from the coding sequence ATGGCAACAACGGAGGTACTCCTTCCCTTGATGGGCGAGGGAGTCAACGAAGCTACAGTATCCAGTTGGTTGGTGCAGGTGGGCGATCGGGTGCAAAAAGATGCTCCCCTCCTTGAGGTTTCGACTGATAAGGTCGATACCGAGATTCCTGCTCCAGCAGACGGCTTTCTTATTCAAGCATCTGTCAAAGAGGGCGATACGGTCGAAGTCAACCAGGTGCTAGGTATTATTGCTGATGATAGAGATGAATCAGTTAGGCAAAGCACTGGGGGACAACAAGCTCAAGCCGTGACAAGTTCTCCAACCCCTAGCAATGTCACAGCTTCGAGTAATCCAGCGGCGGCGACCTCTGCCGACCAAAGCAATATCAAAAGCTCACCATTGGTGCGAAAAATCGCTCAAGAGCAAGGTATTGACCTGGCTCAAGTGGTCGGTACGGGCCTCCACGGCCGAATTACAAAGAAAGATGTCCTAGCCCATCAAGAGCAGCAATCGGCTCCTGCCGCAGTGCCTACTCAAAAAAGCAGCACTCCCGTACCAGCGGCAGTCCCTGCTGACACTGCTATGGCTCACCCCGGCCTCAGCACTAGCACTGATGATCAGGGTCGAGAATACCTAGAAGGCGTAGAGGTGCAGCGCCAGCCCATGTCTCGGATGAGATGTCTAATCGCCGATCATATGGTCGAATCAGTACGCACATCCCCTCATGTAACGACCGTTTTCGAAATGGACATGCATAAAGTCGTTCGTATGAGAGAGGCTTATAAGGATCGATTTTTTAAGGAAGAAGGCTTCAAACTTACCTACACTCCATTCCTGATTCATGCTGCAGTTGAAGCAGTGAAGAAGTTTCCCATCGTGAACAGCTCACTGGATGGCTACGACCTCCTTCTTAAGAAAGACATCAACATTGGCTGTGCTGTGGCTCTCGATGGCGGCTTGATCGTTCCTGTGATTAAAAAGGCCGGGGAACTTAGCTTACTCGGGATTGCCAGACGGCTCAACGATTTGGTAGTTAGGGCACGGTCGAAAAAGTTAAAGCCAGACGAAGTTCAGGGAGGCACGTTCTCAATCACCAACCCAGGGGGCTACGGTAGCTTAACTTCGAATCCTATCATCAACCAGCCTCAGGTAGCCATTCTAGGGGTCGGAACCATTGTCAAACGCCCCGTAGTTGTCGATGATATGATCGCCATCCGGCCTCAGATGATGGCAAGTTTGACTTTCGATCATCGAGTCATCGATGGCGAGGTCGGCGCCAAATATTTGGCAGCTATGAAAGAGGCACTTGAAAACTATGACACCCCTCCTCTGTGA
- the yihA gene encoding ribosome biogenesis GTP-binding protein YihA/YsxC, with protein MDTRYITSAAKPEQLPDFDLPELAFIGRSNTGKSSLLNALLGRRSLARHGRTPGQTQMINFFSVNDKVVLADLPGYGYNVARRDVAKHWQPMVDTYVRRPNITAFLCLHDCRRNFQELDERLMFMLGRQLPIILVLTKTDKATRNEIRKQKEKLKKRMDELGIDYQVIIETSATKNQGIAELKALVLDPHLQVEDENS; from the coding sequence ATGGACACCAGATATATCACTAGCGCTGCAAAACCTGAACAGCTACCCGATTTCGATCTTCCTGAACTAGCGTTTATCGGCCGCTCCAACACTGGAAAATCATCTCTTCTCAACGCCTTGCTGGGTCGTAGGAGCTTGGCTCGCCACGGTAGAACCCCAGGGCAAACCCAAATGATCAACTTCTTTTCCGTCAACGATAAAGTCGTTTTGGCTGACTTACCTGGCTATGGGTATAACGTCGCCCGCCGCGATGTAGCCAAGCATTGGCAACCAATGGTCGACACCTACGTCCGTCGCCCTAACATCACAGCATTCTTATGCCTCCACGACTGCCGACGTAATTTTCAAGAACTGGACGAGCGGTTGATGTTCATGTTGGGGCGACAGTTACCCATCATTTTGGTGCTCACCAAAACGGATAAGGCGACTCGCAATGAAATTCGTAAGCAAAAAGAAAAGTTGAAGAAAAGAATGGACGAACTCGGAATCGACTATCAGGTGATTATCGAAACGTCAGCGACCAAGAACCAGGGTATAGCAGAATTGAAAGCCCTTGTGCTTGACCCCCATCTACAGGTGGAAGACGAAAACAGCTGA
- a CDS encoding PASTA domain-containing protein gives MSFLLLGCKDIVVKVGKKEKQANLDQEAASQGSSSLDATMQPRDLEFYLYNLDNLRNTPGDKLIERLEQNWRLIFRREFRSLRDSLLAVAEREHSYQEGIYFNVGSECTELTQLDIAPTKGLDYLPKILEGSLLAFISSNDAKRLNPDLESAIDLSAHLILFELGMRGQGTSEVEEKDGITYSKSRIVWKVDSEVQDPAEDRVNDHLSVSLDFIRGLKSGKPINFSLVISIAEGLYEGQVVGPLHRIELQSEWDYPELDGMHVSNSVRIFRDDKIRYSRQFFMEQTTKVSQVFLFRDTIRYGLPGETSRQAFVDFTKLEKCAAENSQILVPGVVGMSADQAGSFLETLGFETTISQDLTGGDPSARVRAQKPSAGSSKPFGSEVQIILDWPQDTLFDDLKSADPGSDSGPPADEVLPPEEPPPSEDPPSEEPPPSEGPPGENPPASLN, from the coding sequence ATGAGTTTTTTGCTCTTGGGCTGTAAGGATATTGTCGTCAAAGTTGGTAAAAAAGAGAAGCAGGCCAACCTTGATCAGGAGGCTGCAAGTCAGGGAAGTAGCTCCCTCGATGCCACCATGCAGCCTCGCGATCTTGAGTTCTATCTTTATAATCTAGATAACCTTCGCAATACCCCAGGGGACAAGCTCATTGAGCGCCTTGAGCAGAACTGGCGACTGATTTTCAGGCGGGAGTTTCGCTCTTTGCGAGATAGTCTCTTAGCAGTTGCAGAACGAGAGCATAGCTACCAGGAAGGGATTTACTTCAATGTCGGCAGTGAGTGTACCGAGCTTACCCAGCTTGATATTGCACCGACGAAGGGGCTCGACTACCTACCTAAGATTTTAGAGGGCTCCTTGTTGGCTTTTATCAGCTCGAATGATGCCAAGCGGCTAAATCCCGATCTTGAATCGGCAATCGATCTGAGCGCCCACCTCATTCTTTTTGAATTGGGTATGCGTGGCCAAGGTACTTCCGAAGTGGAAGAAAAGGACGGCATTACCTATTCGAAGTCCCGAATTGTTTGGAAGGTGGATTCCGAAGTTCAGGATCCAGCTGAGGACCGTGTCAACGATCACCTCTCGGTGAGCCTGGACTTCATTCGCGGTCTCAAGAGTGGCAAGCCAATTAACTTCTCCCTGGTGATATCCATAGCAGAAGGCCTGTACGAAGGGCAAGTTGTTGGTCCCCTTCATCGCATTGAATTACAGAGCGAGTGGGATTATCCCGAACTGGATGGGATGCATGTTAGCAACAGCGTTCGCATCTTCCGCGATGACAAAATTCGCTACAGTCGGCAATTTTTCATGGAGCAGACAACCAAAGTCTCTCAAGTATTTCTTTTTCGGGATACTATTCGCTACGGATTGCCAGGGGAAACCTCGCGTCAGGCATTTGTCGACTTTACCAAGCTTGAAAAATGTGCTGCTGAGAACAGTCAAATTCTGGTTCCTGGCGTCGTTGGAATGAGTGCTGACCAAGCGGGGAGTTTCTTGGAAACCCTTGGGTTTGAAACCACTATTTCTCAAGATCTTACAGGTGGTGATCCTAGTGCTAGAGTCAGAGCGCAAAAGCCATCAGCAGGTTCGTCGAAGCCTTTCGGCTCTGAAGTTCAAATCATTCTCGATTGGCCTCAGGATACTCTATTTGACGATTTGAAATCAGCTGATCCCGGCTCTGATTCGGGGCCCCCGGCTGATGAGGTGCTACCGCCTGAGGAGCCGCCACCAAGTGAAGATCCTCCAAGTGAGGAGCCGCCACCAAGTGAAGGTCCTCCAGGTGAGAACCCGCCTGCGAGCCTTAATTAA
- the ccsA gene encoding cytochrome c biogenesis protein CcsA has protein sequence MNPSHFSIVTSLVSFAIASGCYLHAFSTEKHKKLLNKIAYSLFIFATFLMTHVSIMSIEQGIHNVASGFLLITIVAWITLLAQMLFRIQTAGTFIAPIITLITLIHLLTASPHSAPQQGPQGLLAFHIYTSVTGQAFAILAMAIAILFIVQQRAMKKKQLHRLLGSTLSISTLEKALLFCLWAGFIFLTTGLVLGAVWTQFYSGSETEITSKVVWALLVWTWYLLTLLAKNVFKIAAKKVALMTFVGFGIMALGFFGLLTN, from the coding sequence ATGAATCCAAGCCATTTTTCGATTGTTACATCACTCGTCTCATTTGCCATTGCTTCTGGCTGCTACCTACATGCCTTCTCAACGGAAAAGCATAAGAAGCTGCTTAATAAGATCGCTTATAGTCTGTTTATATTCGCCACATTTCTTATGACCCATGTTTCCATCATGTCTATCGAGCAAGGTATACACAACGTGGCAAGTGGCTTTCTATTGATCACGATCGTAGCATGGATCACACTGCTGGCTCAGATGCTGTTCCGGATTCAAACAGCAGGCACATTTATAGCTCCTATTATTACCCTAATTACACTCATTCATTTGCTCACAGCATCCCCCCATAGTGCACCTCAACAGGGGCCTCAGGGTTTGCTAGCATTCCACATTTATACTAGCGTCACAGGCCAAGCCTTTGCCATTCTAGCGATGGCAATTGCAATATTATTTATCGTTCAACAGCGAGCCATGAAGAAGAAGCAGCTTCATCGCCTACTTGGCTCAACATTGAGTATCAGTACATTAGAGAAGGCCCTTTTATTTTGCCTCTGGGCAGGGTTTATCTTTCTCACCACTGGCCTCGTGCTCGGTGCTGTTTGGACCCAATTTTACTCGGGAAGTGAAACAGAAATTACAAGTAAGGTTGTCTGGGCGCTTTTGGTGTGGACCTGGTACCTTTTAACCCTACTGGCAAAGAACGTTTTTAAGATTGCAGCCAAGAAAGTTGCTTTGATGACCTTTGTTGGCTTCGGCATTATGGCTCTCGGTTTTTTTGGACTCC
- a CDS encoding bifunctional adenosylcobinamide kinase/adenosylcobinamide-phosphate guanylyltransferase, translated as MLQVPRPSGKNLPDLQVLESPILIIGAAFTGKSELANRALDTDKIALVIGTGSLEDNHFQKRIQDLKDQRPPHWEHVEPKQDALDHLESAQHGYDQILFDSVNQWIAELTLSRAGKLSAEQLEDSLLHEGRQLCKVVRGFGPRKRLVLVTSEVGAGITPPSAPARAFRQATSRINCYLAEECRSVVMVSAGLPLVLKGQGFN; from the coding sequence ATGCTCCAAGTCCCGCGACCTTCTGGAAAAAATCTTCCCGACTTGCAGGTTTTGGAAAGCCCTATCTTGATTATTGGCGCTGCCTTCACGGGGAAATCGGAACTAGCAAACCGTGCTCTCGACACTGACAAAATAGCCTTGGTTATTGGCACTGGTTCACTTGAAGACAATCATTTTCAGAAAAGAATTCAGGATCTTAAGGATCAGAGACCACCACATTGGGAACACGTCGAGCCCAAGCAGGATGCTCTCGACCACTTGGAGTCAGCGCAGCACGGATACGATCAAATACTTTTTGACTCGGTCAACCAATGGATTGCCGAGCTGACCTTATCCCGGGCAGGAAAGCTGTCTGCCGAGCAGTTGGAGGACAGTCTCCTTCATGAAGGGCGCCAGTTATGCAAGGTGGTAAGGGGCTTTGGCCCACGGAAACGCTTGGTACTCGTCACAAGCGAAGTGGGAGCAGGAATCACTCCTCCGTCAGCACCAGCGAGGGCTTTTCGCCAAGCCACTAGTAGAATCAATTGCTATCTGGCTGAAGAGTGTCGCTCTGTGGTGATGGTGTCTGCAGGGCTGCCCCTCGTTCTTAAAGGGCAGGGCTTTAATTAA